One segment of Thermodesulfovibrio sp. 3907-1M DNA contains the following:
- the aprB gene encoding adenylyl-sulfate reductase subunit beta, with protein sequence MPSFVIQEKCDGCKAQDKTACQYICPNDLMVLDREKMKAYNQEPDQCWECYNCVKICPQQAIEVRGYADFCPLGASVIPMRGQDAIMWTIKFRNGSIKRFKFPIRLTPEGYWNADNIYAGLPEPDYSKIKQPGYFNYEARKE encoded by the coding sequence ATGCCAAGTTTTGTAATTCAGGAAAAGTGTGACGGCTGCAAAGCACAGGACAAAACTGCATGTCAGTACATCTGTCCCAACGACCTTATGGTGCTTGACAGAGAAAAGATGAAGGCTTACAATCAGGAGCCTGACCAGTGCTGGGAGTGCTATAACTGCGTAAAAATTTGCCCTCAGCAGGCAATTGAGGTAAGAGGTTACGCAGACTTCTGTCCTCTCGGTGCAAGCGTTATTCCAATGAGAGGTCAGGATGCAATTATGTGGACAATTAAATTCAGAAATGGCTCAATCAAGAGATTCAAATTCCCAATCAGACTTACACCAGAAGGTTACTGGAATGCAGACAACATTTATGCAGGATTACCTGAGCCTGATTATTCAAAGATTAAACAGCCTGGCTACTTTAATTATGAAGCCAGAAAAGAGTAA